One window of the Dromaius novaehollandiae isolate bDroNov1 chromosome 25, bDroNov1.hap1, whole genome shotgun sequence genome contains the following:
- the LOC112986277 gene encoding uncharacterized protein LOC112986277, producing the protein MVRVRGAAAPSFFLLLLLLPRLLCRPVALRAWHARTAQLRAPGPDGRVAKADPSLDRGPVFKRQQDPLDGPAVEAPGDLAQDSVSEYQQDPLDVPVDRAYPSSERDLIFEGRWHLQGRASPGSKRGWMFAHQRPPLDVPAGRVYLSSERDPISERRQDPLDVPASEGRGGPEQDPISEHRQDPLDVPAGRVYLSSERDPISEHQQDPLDVPTAEGRGGPEQDPISEHRQDPLGRASPASKRGRIFAHRRHPLGRASPGSKRGWMAERQQDPLDVPAGRVYLSSERDPISERRQDPLDVPTAEGRGGPEQDPISEHRQDPLGRASPASKRGRIFAHRRHPLGRASPGSKRGWMAERQQDPLDVPAGRVYLSSERDPISERRQDPLDVPSAEAHEGPEQNPISERHQDPLGTTPSKWEEKVPDIIPVDKTGEDVDNKKTDGNRNNTQKTYIIALSVAVTGFILAMIGILALHWRIRKREPLLPATDPCIKHHTKLQPNQEGIRKNKAKRWGCHRCREHHPQSCHRESSRTISE; encoded by the exons ATGGTGCGAgtgcggggggccgcggcccccagcttcttcctgctgctcctgctcctgccccggctCCTGTGCCGCCCGGTGGCCCTGCGGGCCTGGCACGCCAGGACCGCCCAGCTGcgagcgccgggcccag ATGGGCGTGTAGCCAAGGCTGACCCCTCTCTGGACAGGGGACCAGTCTTCAAGCGTCAGCAAGACCCCCTGG ATGGGCCTGCAGTGGAAGCGCCTGGAGATTTAGCGCAGGATTCCGTTTCTGAGTATCAGCAGGATCCCCTCG ATGTGCCTGTAGACAGAGCATATCCATCTTCAGAGAGGGACCTGATTTTTGAGGGTCGCTGGCATCTCCAGG GCAGAGCTTCCCCAGGCTCAAAAAGGGGTTGGATGTTTGCGCATCAGCGTCCTCCCCTGG ATGTGCCTGCAGGCAGAGTGTACCTCTCTTCGGAGAGGGATCCCATTTCTGAGCGTCGGCAGGATCCCCTGG ATGTCCCTGCATCTGAAGGGCGTGGAGGTCCAGAGCAGGATCCGATTTCTGAGCATCGTCAGGATCCCCTGG ATGTGCCTGCAGGCAGAGTGTACCTCTCTTCGGAGAGGGATCCCATTTCTGAGCACCAGCAGGATCCCCTGG ATGTCCCTACAGCTGAAGGGCGTGGAGGTCCAGAGCAGGATCCGATTTCTGAGCATCGTCAGGATCCCCTGG GCAGAGCTTCCCCAGCTTCGAAAAGGGGTCGGATATTTGCTCATCGGCGTCATCCCCTGG GCAGAGCTTCCCCAGGCTCAAAAAGGGGTTGGATGGCTGAGCGTCAGCAAGATCCCCTGG ATGTGCCTGCAGGCAGAGTGTACCTCTCTTCGGAGAGGGATCCCATTTCTGAGCGTCGGCAGGATCCCCTGG ATGTCCCTACAGCTGAAGGGCGTGGAGGTCCAGAGCAGGATCCGATTTCTGAGCATCGTCAGGATCCCCTGG GCAGAGCTTCCCCAGCTTCGAAAAGGGGTCGGATATTTGCTCATCGGCGTCATCCCCTGG GCAGAGCTTCCCCAGGCTCAAAAAGGGGTTGGATGGCTGAGCGTCAGCAAGATCCCCTGG ATGTGCCTGCAGGCAGAGTGTACCTCTCTTCGGAGAGGGATCCCATTTCTGAGCGTCGGCAGGATCCCCTGG ATGTCCCTTCAGCTGAAGCGCACGAAGGTCCAGAGCAGAATCCCATTTCTGAGCGTCATCAGGATCCCCTGG GGACAACTCCTTCAAAATGGGAAGAGAAGGTCCCCGACATAATCCCAGTGGATAAAACTGGTGAAG ATGTGGACAATAAGAAAACAGATGGAAATCGTAACAACACACAGAAGACCTACATTATAGCACTGTCTGTGGCAGTCACTGGTTTTATACTAGCCATGATAGGCATCCTTGCTTTGCACTGGAGAATCAGAAAACG AGAACCACTCCTACCTGCCACAGACCCGTGTATAAAACATCATACCAAACTTCAGCCAAATCAAGAAGGCATTaggaaaaacaaggcaaaaagatGGGGCTGCCATAGATgcagagaacatcatccacagTCCTGTCACAGGGAAAGTTCAAGGACTATTTCTGAGTGA
- the MARCHF2 gene encoding E3 ubiquitin-protein ligase MARCHF2 yields MTTGDCCHLPGSLCDCPGSAALSKSVEDSDIGRPQYVTQVTAKDGRLLSTVIKALGAQSDGPICRICHEGGNGEGLLSPCDCTGTLGTVHKSCLEKWLSSSNTSYCELCHTEFVVERRPRPLTEWLKDPGPRNEKRTLFCDMVCFLFITPLAAISGWLCLRGAQDHLQFNSRLEAIGLIALTIALFTIYVLWTLVSFRYHCQLYSEWRRTNQKVRLMIPASRSPHPVPHSLLSAKLMKKTADETTV; encoded by the exons ATGACGACAGGCGACTGCTGCCACCTCCCCGGCTCCTTGTGCGACTGCCCGGGAAGCGCCGCCCTGTCCAAGTCGGTGGAGGACTCTGACATCGGGCGCCCGCAGTACGTCACTCAGGTCACCGCGAAGGACGGCCGGCTCCTCTCGACGGTGATCAAGGCGCTGGGCGCGCAGAG TGATGGTCCCATCTGTCGAATCTGTCATGAAGGTGGAAATGGGGAGGGACTGCTTTCCCCGTGTGACTGCACAGGAACACTGGGCACCGTGCACAAGAGCTGCCTGGAAAAGTGGTTATCCTCCTCCAACACAAGTTACTGTGAGCTCTGCCACACAGAATTTGTTGTAGAGAGAAGACCAAGGCCTTTGACAGAG TGGCTGAAGGATCCTGGTCCCCGCAATGAGAAGAGGACCCTTTTCTGTGACATGGTGTGTTTCCTGTTCATTACTCCCCTGGCAGCGATCTCAGGCTGGCTGTGTCTTCGGGGAGCCCAGGATCATTTGCAGTTCAACAGCCGGCTGGAGGCCATTGGACTCATAGCACTAACTATAGCACTTTTTACAATCTACGTCCTTTGGACACTG GTTTCGTTCCGCTACCACTGCCAGCTGTACTCGGAGTGGCGAAGGACCAACCAGAAAGTCCGCTTGATGATCCCGGCCTCGCGGAGCCCTCACCCCGTGCCCCACTCCTTGCTCTCCGCCAAGCTCATGAAGAAGACCGCGGACGAAACCACTGTCTGA